The genomic segment TTCAGATGATGTGGAACGGATGGTAAAGTTCATCAAGGAAACGAGGCGTGGAATATGCAGGTAATAATCTCATGACCCAGGGTGCACAATATGAAGGTATTATCTGATGAAGCTCGGTATTATTGCAGGTGATGGCAGGTTCCCCGTTATAATTGCCGATGCCGCAAGGAAAAGCGGTTATACCATAATCTCCATTGCACATACAGGCCTGACGTCTCCGGAAATTGAAAACGCATCAGACAGGGTTTATTGGACTAAATTAGGCCAGCTGTCCTCGTTAATTAATATCCTGAAAAAAGAGGGTGTAACAGAGGCTATAATGGCCGGAGGTGTAAGTAAGCGTCTCATGTTCACCAATATCATGCCTGATATCAAGGCCCTGGCGCTTCTGACGAGGCTTAAGGACAGGAAAGATGATACAATCCTCAGGGCTATTGCCGGTCAATTGGAGAAAGATGGGATAAAAGTAAATTCTGCCACATCATACATAAAGTCAATCCTGGCGGATAAGGGGACACTGACGAAAAAGGGGCCAAAGGCTGAAGAGTGGGAGGATATACGATTCGGTGTGAATATGGCAAAGGAAATAGGCAGACTTGACATAGGACAGTGCGTGATTGTCAAAAACCGAGCAGTTATAGCGGTTGAGGCGGTTGAAGGTACGGATGAAACCATACTCCGGGGTGGAAGACTTGCCAATGGCGGGGCAGTTGTAGTCAAGGTTTGCAAACCAGATCAGGACACAAGGTTTGACCTGCCGACAGTCGGACCAACTACAATAAGAAGCATGATTGAGATCAGGGCGGGGGTACTTGCTATAGAAGCAGGACTTACTATCATGATAGACAAGGACGAGATGCTGATGTCAGCTGATAAAGCAGGCATATCTGTTGTTGGGATATAACGCAAGGGAGGTTGTGTTCTCTAATGGATAATAAAATTAAGGTCGCAGTAATTGGAGTCGGATATCTTGGAGAACATCACGCAAGAATCTACTCTTCCATGAGTGACGTTCTCCTTGTTGGTGTAGTTGATGCGAATAAATCCCGGGCGGACGAAATAGCCGCAAAATACTCTACAAAGGCATACTATGACTACAAGGAATTACCCGGGAATGTTCAGGCCGTAAGTATAGCCGTGCCTACAGTTCTCCACCATAGCATTTCACTTGATTTTATTAAACACAATATTGACGTCCTGATAGAAAAACCTGTCACAACTACAATTGATGAGGCGGACGATCTGATTAAAGAGGCACAGAAGCGCAGTGTTCTTCTCCAGGTGGGTCACATTGAACGATTCAATTCAGCATATAAGAATTTGCTGAACGTTGTCCGGAAACCGGGATTCATTGAGACACACCGGCTTGGGCCTTATGTAGGAAGAGGAATAGATGTAGATGTCATTCTGGATCTTATGATACATGATATTGACATCATACTTTCCATAGTTAAATCAGATGTTGTTGAAGTAAGGGCACTGGGCGTTCCTGTACTCACCAGTAATATTGATATCGCCAATGCCAGACTGGAGTTTTCAAACGGATGTGTAGCTAATCTTACAGCCAGCCGGGTATCCAGGGAAAAGGTAAGGAAAATCAGAATTTTCCAGGCCAACACCTATATTGCTGTAGATTATGCTCAGCAGAGTATGGGAATATACAGGAGAGTAATCGAGAATAATATTCCCAAAATAACAGGAGAAGACACAAAACTGGAAAAAGAGGAGCCCCTGTTATCCGAGCTTGCATCCTTTATAAATGCGGTCCGTAAAAGATCCACCCCGGCAGTATCAGGAGAAGATGGCAGGGAAGCGTTAAGAGTCGCCATCAGGATTCGCGAAGATGCTGAAAAAAGACTATCCTCCACACCAACATAATGACGTTTAAGATGACCAAACGATACATATAATGAAAGCACCGGGAACCCTGGCTCACAGTTGCAGGGTCGGGAAATACCGAAAATGTCCGGGATGACAGGCGTCAATGACAGGGGAGCTGTTTTCGAGTGAAAAAAATCCTGATTATAGCCGGTGAGGCTTCCGGAGACATGTATGGCGCTGATCTGGCGAGACATCTCTTTGAAACCAGACCTGACCTTAAGATTTCAGGCATAGGGGGAAAAAGGATGCGGGACGCAGGTGTTGAAATCCTCTATGATATATCTTATATCAGTGTAGTCGGTTTCTCTGAAATAGTACCAAAGCTGCGCAAAATCAAAAAAGCCTTTAACCTGGTATCAGACATAATCAAGTCAGGAGGCGCAGACCTTGTTGTTCTTATTGACTATCCCGGATTCAATATAAGACTTGCCGGTGTGGCTGAAAAAGCAGGCGTACCTGCAGTATACTA from the Nitrospirota bacterium genome contains:
- a CDS encoding Gfo/Idh/MocA family oxidoreductase, with the translated sequence MDNKIKVAVIGVGYLGEHHARIYSSMSDVLLVGVVDANKSRADEIAAKYSTKAYYDYKELPGNVQAVSIAVPTVLHHSISLDFIKHNIDVLIEKPVTTTIDEADDLIKEAQKRSVLLQVGHIERFNSAYKNLLNVVRKPGFIETHRLGPYVGRGIDVDVILDLMIHDIDIILSIVKSDVVEVRALGVPVLTSNIDIANARLEFSNGCVANLTASRVSREKVRKIRIFQANTYIAVDYAQQSMGIYRRVIENNIPKITGEDTKLEKEEPLLSELASFINAVRKRSTPAVSGEDGREALRVAIRIREDAEKRLSSTPT
- the lpxI gene encoding UDP-2,3-diacylglucosamine diphosphatase LpxI (LpxI, functionally equivalent to LpxH, replaces it in LPS biosynthesis in a minority of bacteria.), whose product is MKLGIIAGDGRFPVIIADAARKSGYTIISIAHTGLTSPEIENASDRVYWTKLGQLSSLINILKKEGVTEAIMAGGVSKRLMFTNIMPDIKALALLTRLKDRKDDTILRAIAGQLEKDGIKVNSATSYIKSILADKGTLTKKGPKAEEWEDIRFGVNMAKEIGRLDIGQCVIVKNRAVIAVEAVEGTDETILRGGRLANGGAVVVKVCKPDQDTRFDLPTVGPTTIRSMIEIRAGVLAIEAGLTIMIDKDEMLMSADKAGISVVGI